From Virgibacillus natechei, the proteins below share one genomic window:
- a CDS encoding catechol 2,3-dioxygenase: MRSRLEKPPVAQLAHVELLTPKLEETLWFFKEILGLTETERKGQSVYLRAYEDFYHHSLKVTEASHAGLGHIAWRTSSPEALEESAISLEEAGVGQGWIEGDRGHGPAYQFLSPDGHQFELLWDVDYYKAPSEEKSLLKNRPQRRPLRGVPTRRLDHVNIMASDVEPNQNFLQNELGFNLRELKLGEGKTQIGAWLSVSNLVHEIAMVRDATGQKGRLHHVAFWYGYPQHLFDIADLCADYGIEIEMGPGKHGTTQAYFLYIYEPGGNRIELFGDSGYLIFDPDWETVVWDVSNKSDLEKSSIWFGPRLPESFYNYGTPSVQPVKQTIE, encoded by the coding sequence ATGAGATCAAGATTAGAAAAACCACCTGTAGCTCAATTAGCACACGTGGAACTGTTAACACCAAAATTGGAGGAAACATTGTGGTTTTTTAAGGAAATTTTGGGTTTAACGGAGACGGAACGTAAAGGGCAATCTGTTTATCTGCGAGCATACGAAGATTTCTACCATCATTCACTAAAAGTTACTGAGGCGTCACATGCCGGATTAGGTCACATTGCTTGGAGAACATCTTCACCCGAGGCATTGGAAGAATCTGCAATTTCCCTGGAGGAAGCTGGTGTTGGACAGGGGTGGATTGAAGGCGATAGAGGGCATGGACCTGCTTATCAGTTCCTTTCGCCAGATGGGCATCAATTTGAACTATTGTGGGATGTTGATTATTACAAAGCCCCATCGGAAGAAAAAAGCTTATTAAAAAACCGCCCTCAAAGACGCCCTTTAAGAGGAGTACCGACAAGACGTCTTGATCATGTTAACATCATGGCTTCTGATGTTGAGCCCAATCAAAATTTTTTACAGAATGAACTCGGGTTCAATCTGAGGGAATTAAAATTGGGTGAAGGAAAAACCCAAATAGGAGCATGGTTAAGTGTGTCCAATCTCGTTCATGAAATTGCCATGGTTCGCGATGCCACCGGACAAAAGGGTCGACTTCATCACGTGGCTTTTTGGTACGGTTATCCGCAGCATTTATTTGATATTGCAGATCTTTGTGCTGATTACGGGATAGAAATAGAGATGGGACCTGGTAAACATGGGACGACCCAAGCGTACTTTTTATATATTTACGAACCTGGTGGTAATCGTATAGAGCTTTTTGGAGATTCGGGATATCTCATCTTTGATCCGGATTGGGAAACAGTCGTATGGGATGTTTCCAATAAATCAGACCTTGAAAAAAGCTCAATATGGTTCGGACCAAGACTTCCGGAAAGTTTTTATAATTACGGGACTCCAAGTGTGCAACCTGTAAAACAAACCATTGAATAA